In one Streptomyces sp. NBC_00597 genomic region, the following are encoded:
- a CDS encoding HIT domain-containing protein — MLHPMTSEPEQQIGVGTQDAFQRLWTPHRMAYIQGENKPTGPEAGDGCPFCGIPEMSDQDGLVVARGRHVYAVLNLYPYNGGHLMVVPYRHVADYTDLDVAETAELADLTKRAMVALRKASGAHGFNIGMNQGAAAGAGIAAHLHQHIVPRWGGDTNFMPVVGHTKVLPQLLADTRQMLAEAWPEG; from the coding sequence ATGCTGCATCCCATGACGAGTGAGCCGGAGCAGCAGATCGGTGTGGGCACGCAGGACGCGTTCCAGCGTCTGTGGACGCCCCACCGGATGGCGTACATCCAGGGGGAGAACAAGCCGACCGGTCCGGAGGCCGGAGACGGCTGTCCCTTCTGCGGGATTCCGGAGATGTCCGACCAGGACGGCCTGGTCGTGGCCCGGGGCCGGCACGTCTACGCCGTGCTGAACCTGTACCCGTACAACGGCGGCCACCTGATGGTGGTCCCGTACCGGCACGTCGCCGATTACACGGACCTCGACGTCGCCGAGACGGCCGAGCTGGCCGACCTCACCAAGCGGGCCATGGTCGCGTTGCGCAAGGCGTCCGGGGCGCACGGCTTCAACATCGGCATGAACCAGGGCGCGGCGGCGGGGGCCGGTATCGCGGCGCACCTGCACCAGCACATCGTGCCCCGCTGGGGCGGGGACACGAACTTCATGCCGGTCGTCGGCCACACGAAGGTGCTGCCCCAACTCCTCGCGGACACCCGCCAGATGCTCGCCGAGGCGTGGCCCGAAGGCTAG
- the pdxS gene encoding pyridoxal 5'-phosphate synthase lyase subunit PdxS: MSTLPSTPQAAESAIGTSRVKRGMAEQLKGGVIMDVVNAEQAKIAEDAGAVAVMALERVPADIRKDGGVARMSDPNMIEEIIEAVSIPVMAKSRIGHFVEAQVLQSLGVDYIDESEVLTPADEVNHSDKWAFTTPFVCGATNLGEALRRIAEGAAMIRSKGEAGTGNVVEAVRHLRQIKNEIARLRGYDNNELFAAAKELRAPYELVKEVAELGKLPVVLFSAGGVATPADAALMRQLGAEGVFVGSGIFKSGDPAKRAAAIVKATTFYDDPKIIADASRNLGEAMVGINCDTLPEAERYANRGW, encoded by the coding sequence GTGAGCACGCTTCCCTCCACCCCGCAGGCCGCCGAGTCCGCGATCGGCACCTCCCGCGTCAAGCGCGGCATGGCCGAGCAGCTCAAGGGCGGTGTGATCATGGACGTGGTCAACGCCGAGCAGGCGAAGATCGCCGAGGACGCCGGCGCCGTGGCCGTCATGGCCCTGGAGCGGGTTCCCGCCGACATCCGCAAGGACGGCGGCGTCGCGCGCATGTCGGACCCGAACATGATCGAAGAGATCATCGAGGCCGTCTCCATCCCGGTCATGGCCAAGTCCCGCATCGGCCACTTCGTCGAGGCCCAGGTCCTGCAGTCCCTCGGCGTCGACTACATCGACGAGTCCGAGGTCCTGACCCCGGCCGACGAGGTCAACCACTCCGACAAGTGGGCGTTCACCACCCCCTTCGTCTGCGGTGCCACCAACCTGGGCGAGGCCCTGCGCCGCATCGCCGAGGGCGCGGCCATGATCCGCTCCAAGGGCGAGGCCGGCACCGGCAACGTCGTCGAGGCCGTCCGCCACCTGCGCCAGATCAAGAACGAGATCGCCCGCCTGCGCGGCTACGACAACAACGAGCTGTTCGCCGCCGCCAAGGAGCTGCGCGCCCCGTACGAGCTCGTCAAGGAGGTCGCCGAGCTCGGCAAGCTCCCGGTCGTGCTGTTCTCCGCCGGTGGCGTCGCCACCCCGGCCGACGCCGCGCTGATGCGCCAGCTCGGTGCCGAGGGCGTCTTCGTCGGCTCCGGCATCTTCAAGTCGGGCGACCCGGCCAAGCGCGCTGCCGCCATCGTGAAGGCCACCACCTTCTACGACGACCCGAAGATCATCGCGGACGCCTCCCGCAACCTGGGCGAGGCCATGGTCGGCATCAACTGCGACACGCTGCCCGAGGCCGAGCGCTACGCCAACCGCGGCTGGTAG
- the pgsA gene encoding phosphatidylinositol phosphate synthase produces MLNKYARAFFTRVLTPFAAFLLRRGVSPDAVTLIGTAGVVAGALVFFPRGEFFWGTITITLFVFSDLVDGNMARQAGVSSRWGAFLDSTLDRVADAAIFGGLALWYAGSGNDNVLCAVAIFCLASGQVVSYTKARGESIGLPVAVNGLIERAERLVISLVAAGLSGLVIFGVPSWIEVLLPVALWIVAVGSLVTLIQRVVTVRREATEADAAAAVAEGGAA; encoded by the coding sequence ATGCTGAACAAGTACGCGCGTGCATTCTTCACGCGTGTTCTCACGCCATTCGCCGCTTTTCTCCTCCGGCGGGGGGTGAGCCCGGACGCGGTCACCCTGATCGGCACGGCCGGAGTGGTGGCGGGAGCGCTGGTCTTCTTCCCCCGCGGTGAGTTCTTCTGGGGCACGATCACGATCACCCTGTTCGTGTTCTCCGACCTGGTGGACGGGAACATGGCCCGCCAGGCGGGCGTCTCCAGCCGCTGGGGCGCCTTCCTCGACTCGACGCTCGACCGGGTGGCTGACGCGGCGATCTTCGGGGGCCTCGCGCTCTGGTACGCGGGCTCCGGCAACGACAACGTGCTGTGCGCAGTGGCCATCTTCTGCCTGGCCAGCGGCCAGGTGGTCTCGTACACGAAGGCCCGCGGCGAGTCGATCGGGCTGCCGGTCGCCGTCAACGGGCTCATCGAGCGCGCCGAGCGGCTGGTGATCTCGCTGGTCGCGGCCGGTCTGTCCGGCCTGGTGATCTTCGGGGTGCCCTCGTGGATCGAGGTGCTGCTGCCGGTCGCGCTGTGGATCGTCGCGGTGGGCTCCCTGGTCACGCTGATCCAGCGGGTGGTCACCGTACGCCGTGAGGCGACCGAGGCCGACGCGGCCGCCGCCGTGGCAGAGGGCGGTGCGGCCTGA
- the pdxT gene encoding pyridoxal 5'-phosphate synthase glutaminase subunit PdxT encodes MTTPVIGVLALQGDVREHLIALAAADAVARPVRRPEELAEVDALVIPGGESTTMSKLAVLFGMLEPLRERVKSGMPVYGTCAGMIMLADKLLDGRDDQETLGGIDMIVRRNAFGRQNESFEAKIEFAGIEGGPVEGVFIRAPWVESVGASAEVLASYDGHTVAVRQGNVLATSFHPELTGDDRVHAYFVDMVRAGL; translated from the coding sequence ATGACCACCCCCGTTATCGGTGTCCTGGCGCTCCAGGGCGATGTACGGGAGCACCTGATCGCCCTGGCCGCGGCGGACGCCGTGGCCAGGCCGGTCCGGCGTCCCGAGGAGCTCGCCGAGGTCGACGCACTGGTGATCCCCGGCGGCGAGTCCACGACCATGTCGAAGCTCGCCGTCCTGTTCGGCATGCTGGAGCCGCTGCGCGAGCGCGTGAAGTCCGGCATGCCCGTGTACGGCACCTGCGCCGGCATGATCATGCTCGCCGACAAGCTGCTCGACGGCCGTGACGACCAGGAGACGCTGGGCGGCATCGACATGATCGTCCGCCGCAACGCCTTCGGCCGTCAGAACGAGTCCTTCGAAGCGAAGATCGAATTCGCCGGCATAGAGGGCGGCCCGGTCGAGGGCGTCTTCATCCGCGCCCCGTGGGTCGAGTCGGTCGGAGCCTCCGCCGAGGTGCTCGCCTCGTACGACGGCCACACCGTGGCCGTGCGCCAGGGCAACGTCCTCGCCACCTCGTTCCACCCCGAGCTGACCGGCGATGACCGGGTCCACGCGTACTTCGTCGACATGGTGCGCGCCGGGCTGTAA
- a CDS encoding phosphatidylinositol mannoside acyltransferase gives MGAAQDKLVDGLYGLGWAGVKKLPEPAAVALGRRIADFVWKKRGKSVLRLESNLARVVPDAGPERLRELSQAGMRSYMRYWMESFRLPAMDPKRFGTDVEIKDDHILREAVASGRGVIAALPHLANWDLAGAWVTGHLGLPFTTVAERLKPESLYDRFVVYRESLGMEVLPHNGPSSFGTLARRLRSGGLICLVADRDLSASGVGVDFFGSAARMPAGPALLAQQTGAALLPVTLYYGESPQLRGRIHPEIPVPRTGSRTEKTAAMTQAMADAFAQGIAEHPEDWHMLQRLWLDDLEERSA, from the coding sequence ATGGGCGCGGCGCAGGACAAGCTGGTCGACGGCCTGTACGGGCTCGGCTGGGCCGGGGTGAAGAAGCTCCCCGAGCCGGCCGCGGTGGCCCTGGGCCGCCGGATAGCCGACTTCGTGTGGAAGAAGCGCGGCAAGAGCGTGCTGCGGCTGGAGTCGAACCTGGCCCGCGTCGTACCCGACGCCGGGCCGGAGCGGCTGCGGGAGCTCTCCCAGGCCGGCATGCGCTCGTACATGCGCTACTGGATGGAGTCCTTCCGGCTGCCGGCGATGGACCCGAAGCGCTTCGGCACGGACGTCGAGATCAAGGACGACCACATCCTGCGCGAGGCCGTGGCCTCCGGGCGCGGTGTGATCGCCGCGCTGCCGCACCTGGCCAACTGGGACCTCGCCGGCGCCTGGGTCACCGGGCACCTGGGCCTTCCGTTCACCACGGTCGCGGAGCGGCTCAAGCCCGAATCCCTGTACGACCGCTTCGTCGTCTACCGGGAGAGCCTCGGCATGGAGGTGCTGCCGCACAACGGCCCCTCCTCCTTCGGGACCCTCGCCCGCCGGCTCCGCTCCGGCGGGCTGATTTGCCTGGTCGCCGACCGGGACCTGTCGGCCTCCGGGGTCGGCGTGGACTTCTTCGGCTCGGCGGCGCGCATGCCGGCCGGGCCGGCCCTGCTGGCGCAGCAGACGGGCGCGGCGCTGCTGCCCGTCACGCTGTACTACGGCGAAAGCCCGCAGCTGCGCGGGCGGATCCACCCCGAGATCCCGGTCCCGCGGACCGGCTCCCGGACCGAGAAGACGGCCGCGATGACCCAGGCGATGGCCGACGCCTTCGCCCAGGGGATCGCCGAGCACCCGGAGGACTGGCACATGCTGCAGCGGCTGTGGCTGGACGACCTGGAGGAGCGCTCCGCGTGA
- a CDS encoding YebC/PmpR family DNA-binding transcriptional regulator translates to MSGHSKWATTKHKKAVIDAKRGKLFAKLIKNIEVAARMGGADIDGNPTLYDAIQKAKKSSVPNKNIDSAVKRGGGLEAGGVDYETIMYEGYGPNGVAVLIECLTDNRNRAASDVRVAMTRNGGSMADPGSVSYLFNRKGVVILPKGELTEDDVLGAVLEAGAEEVNDNGDTFEIISEATDMVAVRTALQDAGIDYDSADSNFVPTMQVELDEEGARKIFKLIDALEDSDDVQNVFANFDVSDEVMEKVDA, encoded by the coding sequence ATGTCCGGCCACTCTAAATGGGCTACGACGAAGCACAAGAAGGCCGTGATCGATGCCAAGCGCGGCAAGCTCTTCGCGAAGCTGATCAAGAACATCGAGGTCGCGGCCCGTATGGGCGGTGCCGACATCGACGGCAACCCGACCCTCTACGACGCCATCCAGAAGGCCAAGAAGAGCTCGGTCCCGAACAAGAACATCGACTCCGCGGTCAAGCGCGGCGGCGGCCTTGAGGCCGGCGGCGTGGACTACGAGACGATCATGTACGAAGGCTACGGCCCGAACGGCGTCGCGGTGCTCATCGAGTGCCTCACCGACAACCGCAACCGTGCCGCGTCCGACGTGCGCGTCGCCATGACCCGCAACGGCGGCTCGATGGCCGACCCGGGCTCCGTCTCGTACCTGTTCAACCGCAAGGGCGTCGTCATCCTGCCGAAGGGCGAGCTGACCGAGGACGACGTCCTCGGCGCGGTGCTGGAGGCCGGTGCCGAAGAGGTCAACGACAACGGCGACACCTTCGAGATCATCAGCGAGGCCACGGACATGGTCGCGGTCCGCACCGCGCTCCAGGACGCCGGCATCGACTACGACTCGGCCGACTCCAACTTCGTCCCGACCATGCAGGTCGAGCTGGACGAAGAGGGCGCGCGCAAGATCTTCAAGCTGATCGACGCGCTGGAGGACAGCGACGACGTGCAGAACGTCTTCGCCAACTTCGACGTCTCCGACGAGGTCATGGAGAAGGTCGACGCGTAA
- the ruvA gene encoding Holliday junction branch migration protein RuvA: MIAFVSGPVAALAPTLAVIEVGGVGMAVQCTPTTIAGLRMGETARLATSLVVREDSLTLYGFADDDERQVFELLQTASGVGPRVAQAMLGVHSPDALRVAFASGDAKALTAVPGIGPKGAQKLLLELKDKLGAPLGTGALVGAQRAVASGPAPWTEQLSAALIGLGYAPREADEAVSAVTPQAEAAIAAGGSAPVPQLLRAALQSLNRAR, translated from the coding sequence ATGATCGCCTTCGTCAGCGGCCCGGTCGCCGCGCTCGCCCCCACCCTGGCCGTGATCGAGGTCGGGGGAGTGGGCATGGCCGTGCAGTGCACGCCCACCACCATCGCCGGCCTGCGGATGGGCGAGACGGCGAGGCTGGCCACCTCCCTGGTGGTACGGGAGGACTCGCTGACGCTGTACGGCTTCGCCGACGACGACGAGCGGCAGGTCTTCGAACTGCTCCAGACCGCGAGCGGGGTCGGTCCGCGGGTGGCGCAGGCGATGCTCGGCGTGCACAGCCCGGACGCGCTGCGGGTCGCCTTCGCCTCCGGGGACGCGAAGGCCCTGACGGCGGTGCCGGGGATCGGGCCCAAGGGCGCCCAGAAGCTGTTGCTGGAGCTGAAGGACAAGCTCGGCGCCCCGCTGGGCACCGGCGCCCTGGTCGGCGCTCAGCGGGCCGTCGCGTCCGGGCCCGCCCCCTGGACCGAGCAGCTCTCCGCGGCCCTGATCGGCCTCGGCTACGCGCCCCGGGAGGCGGACGAGGCCGTCTCGGCGGTGACCCCGCAGGCCGAGGCCGCCATTGCCGCCGGCGGCAGCGCCCCCGTCCCGCAGCTCCTCCGGGCCGCCCTCCAGTCCCTGAACCGGGCCCGCTGA
- a CDS encoding glycosyltransferase family 4 protein produces the protein MKIGIVCPYSWDVPGGVQFHIRDLAEHLIRLGHEVSVLAPADDETPLPPYVVSAGRAVPVPYNGSVARLNFGFLSAARVRRWLHDGVFDVIHIHEPASPSLGLLSCWAAQGPIVATFHTSNPRSRAMIAAYPILQPALEKISARIAVSEYARRTLVEHLGGDAVVIPNGVDVDFFAKADPNPDWSGQTLGFIGRIDEPRKGLPVLMAAFPKIVEACPDVRLLVAGRGDEEEAVASLPADLRARVEFLGMVSDEDKARLLRSVDVYVAPNTGGESFGIILVEALSAGAAVLASDLDAFAQVLDQGAAGELFANEDADALAAGAVALLGDPERRAELSARGSAHVRRFDWSTVGADILAVYETVTDGAAAVATDERVSLRTRLGLTRDPSA, from the coding sequence GTGAAGATCGGCATTGTCTGCCCGTACTCCTGGGACGTGCCCGGTGGCGTCCAGTTCCACATCCGGGACCTCGCGGAACACCTGATCCGCCTCGGCCACGAGGTGTCGGTGCTGGCCCCGGCGGACGACGAGACGCCGCTGCCGCCGTACGTGGTCTCGGCGGGGCGGGCGGTGCCGGTGCCGTACAACGGGTCGGTGGCCCGGCTGAACTTCGGCTTCCTGTCGGCGGCGCGGGTGCGGCGCTGGCTGCACGACGGCGTCTTCGACGTGATCCACATCCACGAGCCGGCCTCGCCCTCGCTGGGGCTGCTTTCCTGCTGGGCGGCCCAGGGGCCGATCGTGGCCACCTTCCACACCTCGAACCCGCGCTCGCGGGCCATGATCGCCGCGTACCCGATCCTCCAGCCGGCGCTGGAGAAGATCAGCGCGCGGATCGCGGTGAGCGAGTACGCGCGCCGCACGCTCGTCGAGCACCTGGGCGGCGACGCGGTGGTCATCCCCAACGGCGTCGACGTCGACTTCTTCGCCAAGGCCGACCCGAACCCCGACTGGTCCGGCCAGACCCTGGGCTTCATCGGCCGGATCGACGAGCCCCGCAAGGGGCTGCCCGTCCTGATGGCGGCGTTCCCCAAGATCGTGGAAGCCTGCCCGGACGTACGGCTCCTCGTGGCGGGCCGCGGCGACGAGGAGGAGGCCGTGGCCTCCCTGCCCGCCGACCTGCGCGCCCGCGTGGAGTTCCTGGGCATGGTCTCCGACGAGGACAAGGCGCGGCTGCTGCGCAGCGTCGACGTGTACGTGGCCCCGAACACGGGCGGCGAGAGCTTCGGCATCATCCTGGTCGAGGCGCTGTCGGCGGGGGCCGCGGTGCTGGCCTCCGACCTGGACGCGTTCGCGCAGGTCCTGGACCAGGGGGCGGCGGGCGAGCTGTTCGCCAACGAGGACGCGGACGCGCTGGCCGCCGGCGCGGTGGCCCTGCTGGGTGATCCGGAGCGGCGCGCGGAACTCAGCGCCCGCGGCTCCGCCCACGTACGCCGCTTCGACTGGTCGACGGTCGGGGCGGACATCCTGGCGGTCTACGAAACGGTGACGGACGGCGCGGCGGCGGTGGCCACGGACGAACGCGTCAGCCTGCGCACCCGCCTGGGCCTCACCCGCGACCCCTCGGCCTGA
- the ruvC gene encoding crossover junction endodeoxyribonuclease RuvC: MRVLGVDPGLTRCGVGVVEGVAGRPLTMIGVGVVRTPADAELGHRLVAIEAGIEQWLDEHRPEIVAVERVFSQHNVSTVMGTAQASAVAMLCATRRGIPVALHTPSEVKAAVTGSGRADKAQVGAMVTRLLRLSAPPKPADAADALALAICHIWRAPAQNRLQQAVALHASKGRPS; the protein is encoded by the coding sequence GTGCGCGTACTCGGCGTGGACCCGGGGCTGACCCGGTGCGGTGTCGGCGTGGTCGAGGGTGTCGCCGGCCGGCCCCTCACCATGATCGGCGTGGGAGTCGTACGCACCCCCGCGGACGCGGAGTTGGGGCACCGGCTCGTCGCGATCGAGGCGGGCATCGAGCAGTGGCTCGATGAACACCGGCCCGAAATCGTCGCCGTGGAGCGGGTGTTCAGCCAGCACAACGTCAGTACGGTGATGGGCACCGCCCAGGCGAGTGCAGTTGCCATGCTCTGCGCCACCCGGCGCGGGATACCGGTCGCCCTGCACACCCCCAGCGAGGTCAAGGCCGCCGTCACCGGCTCGGGCCGGGCCGACAAGGCTCAGGTCGGCGCCATGGTGACCCGGCTGCTGCGGCTCTCCGCCCCGCCCAAGCCGGCCGACGCCGCGGACGCCCTCGCCCTCGCCATCTGCCACATCTGGCGGGCCCCCGCCCAGAACCGTCTCCAGCAGGCGGTCGCCCTGCACGCCTCGAAAGGCCGCCCCTCATGA
- a CDS encoding ion channel: MRAQAETRDAAWERRTELPLFYASLVFLAGYAVRVLANDAHHVLRDVASIVVLVTWLCFIVDFLARMVLSRQRPRRFIRMHWLDALVVLLPTLRPLRMVKVHDAIQAKHDRPRRSLYPRVITYAGLSSLLLGFSGSLGLYHSERHDPASPIKTFWDAVWCVCQTLTTVGYGDVAPVTPEGRLIAVGLMTCGLALLGAVTGSFSSWLIQTFRREGEEEGPSGDGSSPGAP, from the coding sequence ATGCGCGCACAAGCCGAGACCCGCGACGCCGCCTGGGAGCGCCGTACGGAGCTGCCCCTGTTCTACGCCTCGCTGGTGTTCCTCGCCGGGTACGCGGTCCGTGTCCTGGCCAACGATGCGCACCACGTCCTGCGGGACGTCGCGAGCATCGTGGTCCTGGTCACCTGGCTCTGCTTCATCGTGGACTTCCTGGCGCGGATGGTCCTCAGCCGCCAGCGGCCGCGGCGTTTCATCCGGATGCACTGGCTGGACGCCCTGGTCGTCCTGCTGCCGACGCTGCGGCCGCTGCGGATGGTCAAGGTCCACGACGCCATCCAGGCCAAGCACGACCGCCCGCGTCGCAGCCTCTACCCGCGCGTGATCACGTACGCCGGTCTCTCGTCGCTGCTGCTCGGCTTCTCCGGCTCGCTCGGCCTGTACCACTCCGAGCGGCATGACCCGGCGTCCCCGATCAAGACGTTCTGGGACGCGGTGTGGTGCGTGTGCCAGACGCTGACGACGGTCGGCTACGGCGACGTGGCCCCGGTGACCCCGGAGGGACGGCTGATCGCGGTCGGGCTGATGACCTGCGGCCTGGCCCTGCTGGGCGCCGTGACGGGTTCTTTCTCGTCCTGGCTGATCCAGACCTTCCGCCGGGAGGGCGAGGAAGAGGGGCCCTCGGGAGACGGAAGTTCTCCCGGGGCCCCTTGA
- a CDS encoding elongation factor G-like protein EF-G2, whose amino-acid sequence MGATSHQAGAAGRAPTVDRPSSVRNVVLVGHTGAGKTTLVEALALTAGAVNRAGRVEDGGTVSDYDEIEHRQQRSVQLSLVPVEWGGIKINILDTPGYADFVGELRAGLRAADAALFVVSSSDGIDGATRMLWDECAAVGMPRAIVVTHLEAARADYAQMTTVCGESFGAEDPDAVIPLYLPLYGPPGPDGHSPVAGLLGLLSRRVYDYTSGERVERDPEPAELALISDARSRLIEGIIAESEDESLMDRYLGGEDIDVKTLVDDLERAVARGTFHPVLMAAPAADGARQGLGTVELLELVTGGFPTPLERAAVPVTAPDGADRPAVTCDPDGPLVAEVVKTSSDPYVGRVSLVRVFSGTLRPEETVHVSGHGLADRGHEDHDVDERIGALTSPFGKQQRTLTQVIAGDLACVAKLTRAETGDTLSAKDRPLLMEPWPMPDPLLPLAIEAHSKADEDKLSQGLARLVAEDPTMRLEQNPHTHQVVLWCLGEAHQDVALERLRTRYGVQVDPVPHKVSLRETFGAKAAGRGRHVKQSGGHGQFAICEIEVEPLPPGSGIEFVDKVVGGAVPRQFIPSVEKGVRTQAARGVAAGYPLVDVRITLLDGKAHSVDSSDAAFQTAGALALREAAAEARIHLLEPVAELAVLVPDEYVGPVMSDLAGRRGRVVGTEQAGPGRTQVRAEIPEIEIGRYAVELRSVSHGTGRFTRAYARHEPMPPQIADKVREQVEKGT is encoded by the coding sequence ATGGGAGCCACATCACACCAAGCCGGAGCCGCCGGCAGGGCACCGACGGTCGACCGGCCGTCGTCCGTTCGGAACGTCGTGCTGGTCGGCCACACCGGAGCCGGCAAGACCACACTGGTCGAGGCCCTCGCCCTGACGGCCGGGGCCGTCAACCGCGCCGGCCGGGTCGAGGACGGAGGCACCGTCTCCGATTACGACGAGATCGAACACCGGCAGCAGCGGTCCGTACAGCTGTCCCTCGTCCCCGTCGAATGGGGCGGAATAAAGATCAACATCCTGGACACCCCCGGATACGCCGACTTCGTCGGCGAGCTCAGGGCCGGTCTGCGCGCCGCGGACGCGGCCCTTTTCGTCGTCTCCTCCTCCGACGGCATCGACGGCGCCACCCGCATGCTCTGGGACGAGTGCGCGGCCGTCGGCATGCCCCGCGCCATCGTCGTCACCCATCTGGAGGCCGCGCGCGCCGACTACGCACAGATGACCACCGTCTGCGGCGAGAGCTTCGGGGCCGAGGACCCCGACGCCGTCATCCCGCTCTACCTGCCCCTGTACGGGCCTCCCGGCCCGGACGGGCACAGCCCGGTCGCCGGCCTCCTCGGCCTGCTCTCCCGGCGCGTGTACGACTACACCTCCGGGGAGCGCGTGGAGCGCGACCCCGAGCCCGCCGAGCTCGCCCTCATCTCCGACGCCCGCTCCCGCCTCATCGAGGGGATCATCGCGGAGAGCGAGGACGAGAGCCTCATGGACCGCTACCTCGGCGGTGAAGACATCGACGTCAAGACGCTCGTCGACGACCTGGAGCGCGCCGTGGCCCGCGGCACCTTCCACCCCGTGCTGATGGCCGCCCCCGCCGCCGACGGCGCCCGCCAGGGCCTCGGCACCGTCGAGCTCCTGGAACTGGTCACCGGCGGCTTCCCCACCCCCCTGGAACGCGCCGCCGTCCCGGTCACCGCCCCGGACGGCGCCGATCGCCCGGCCGTCACCTGCGACCCCGACGGGCCCCTCGTCGCCGAGGTCGTCAAAACCTCCTCCGACCCCTACGTCGGGCGCGTCTCCCTCGTCCGCGTCTTCTCCGGCACCCTGCGCCCCGAGGAGACCGTGCACGTCAGCGGGCACGGCCTCGCCGACCGCGGACACGAGGACCACGACGTCGACGAACGGATCGGCGCCCTCACCTCCCCCTTCGGCAAACAGCAGCGCACCCTCACCCAGGTCATCGCCGGCGACCTCGCGTGCGTGGCCAAACTCACCCGCGCCGAGACGGGCGACACCCTCTCGGCCAAGGACCGGCCCCTGCTCATGGAGCCCTGGCCGATGCCCGACCCGCTGCTCCCCCTCGCCATCGAAGCCCACAGCAAGGCCGACGAGGACAAGTTGTCCCAGGGCCTGGCCCGGCTCGTCGCCGAGGACCCCACGATGCGGCTGGAGCAGAACCCGCACACCCACCAGGTCGTCCTGTGGTGCCTCGGCGAGGCCCACCAGGACGTCGCCCTCGAACGGCTGCGCACCCGCTACGGGGTCCAGGTCGACCCCGTCCCGCACAAGGTGAGCCTGCGCGAGACCTTCGGAGCCAAGGCCGCCGGCCGCGGCCGCCACGTCAAACAGTCCGGCGGCCACGGCCAGTTCGCCATCTGCGAGATCGAGGTCGAACCGCTCCCGCCCGGCAGCGGCATCGAGTTCGTCGACAAGGTGGTCGGCGGCGCGGTCCCCCGGCAGTTCATCCCGTCCGTCGAGAAGGGCGTGCGCACCCAGGCGGCCCGCGGGGTCGCCGCCGGCTATCCACTGGTCGACGTGCGCATCACCCTCCTCGACGGCAAGGCGCACTCGGTGGACTCCTCCGACGCCGCCTTCCAGACCGCCGGTGCGCTCGCCCTGCGCGAAGCCGCCGCCGAAGCCCGCATCCACCTCCTCGAACCGGTCGCCGAGCTCGCCGTCCTCGTCCCCGACGAGTACGTCGGCCCCGTCATGAGCGACCTGGCGGGCCGCCGCGGCCGCGTCGTCGGCACCGAACAGGCGGGCCCGGGCCGCACGCAGGTCCGCGCCGAGATCCCCGAAATCGAAATCGGCCGGTACGCCGTCGAACTGCGCTCGGTCTCGCACGGCACGGGCCGGTTCACCCGCGCCTACGCCCGACACGAGCCCATGCCGCCCCAGATCGCCGACAAGGTGCGGGAACAGGTCGAGAAGGGAACCTGA